A stretch of Plesiomonas shigelloides DNA encodes these proteins:
- the ylqF gene encoding ribosome biogenesis GTPase YlqF, protein MAINWFPGHMHKARKEIAEAMPNVDLIIEVLDSRIPFSSENPLVPALRGDTPCLKILNKSDLADPVVTQQWMAHLEKEKGIKAIALTQQQPDQIRALLDLCVQMVPNRTTPDKPLRAMILGIPNVGKSTLINTLAGRTIAKTGNEAGVTKMQQRIKLDNNIVLHDTPGFLWPKLSPEACGYRLAITGAIKDTVIDHEEVAMFAAEYFLQAYPEYLKARFQLDELPESDIELMDEIGRQRGCLRRGGIADLNKVATLLLNEFRTATIGRISLETPEMIVRESEAEAIRLAQKAEQDELNKKKKKKRK, encoded by the coding sequence ATGGCCATTAACTGGTTTCCGGGGCACATGCACAAGGCGCGTAAAGAAATCGCCGAAGCCATGCCAAATGTCGATTTGATTATCGAAGTGCTCGACTCTCGTATCCCGTTCAGCAGTGAAAACCCGCTGGTTCCGGCTTTGCGTGGTGATACGCCGTGCCTGAAGATTTTGAATAAATCCGATTTGGCCGATCCAGTGGTGACTCAACAGTGGATGGCGCATCTGGAAAAAGAAAAAGGCATCAAAGCGATTGCATTAACGCAGCAGCAACCGGACCAAATCCGTGCTTTGCTGGACCTGTGTGTGCAGATGGTGCCAAACCGTACCACGCCAGATAAGCCACTGCGCGCGATGATCCTCGGGATCCCGAACGTCGGCAAATCCACGCTGATTAATACCTTGGCTGGGCGTACGATTGCCAAAACCGGCAACGAAGCCGGTGTGACTAAGATGCAGCAGCGCATCAAGCTGGATAACAATATTGTGCTGCATGATACCCCGGGATTTTTGTGGCCGAAATTGTCACCGGAAGCGTGTGGTTACCGCTTGGCTATCACCGGTGCAATCAAAGATACGGTGATCGATCACGAAGAAGTGGCGATGTTTGCGGCGGAGTATTTCTTGCAGGCTTATCCTGAGTATCTCAAAGCACGTTTCCAACTGGATGAGTTGCCTGAAAGTGATATAGAACTGATGGATGAGATTGGCCGTCAGCGCGGCTGTCTGCGCCGTGGCGGGATTGCGGACTTGAATAAAGTGGCGACCTTGCTGCTCAACGAATTTCGTACCGCGACCATTGGCCGCATCAGCTTAGAAACGCCAGAGATGATTGTGCGCGAAAGCGAAGCCGAAGCGATCCGCTTGGCACAAAAAGCCGAGCAAGATGAGCTGAACAAGAAGAAAAAGAAAAAACGTAAGTAA
- the pykF gene encoding pyruvate kinase PykF — translation MKKTKIVCTIGPKTESKEMLGKLLDAGMNVMRLNFSHGDYEEHGNRIRNLRAVMAETGKRAAILLDTKGPEIRTIKLEGGNDVSLVAGQTFTFTTDKSVIGNKDRVAVTYEGFAADLKEGDTVLVDDGLIGMKVTAVTDKEVICTVLNNGDLGENKGVNLPGVSIQLPALAEKDKRDLVFGCEQGVDFVAASFIRKRDDVLAIREHLKAHGGEKIQIISKIENQEGLDNFDEILEASDGIMVARGDLGVEIPVEEVIFAQKMMIQKCNRARKVVITATQMLDSMIKNPRPTRAEAGDVANAILDGTDAVMLSGESAKGKYPLEAVTIMATICERTDRVMPSNLSASNDSAKLRITEAVCKGAVETAEKLQAPLIVVATEGGKSAKSVRKYFPQANILALTTNEKTAQQLILSKGITPMVVPVIASTDDFYRLGKEAAMASGLGEKGDVVVMVSGALVPSGTTNTASVHVL, via the coding sequence ATGAAAAAAACTAAGATCGTTTGTACCATCGGCCCGAAAACCGAATCCAAAGAGATGCTGGGTAAGCTGCTGGATGCAGGCATGAATGTCATGCGCCTGAACTTCTCTCACGGTGACTATGAAGAGCATGGTAACCGTATCCGCAATCTGCGTGCAGTAATGGCAGAAACCGGCAAGCGTGCCGCTATCCTGCTGGACACCAAAGGTCCGGAAATCCGTACCATCAAACTGGAAGGCGGTAACGACGTTTCTCTGGTTGCCGGCCAAACCTTCACCTTCACCACTGACAAATCTGTCATCGGTAACAAAGACCGCGTAGCGGTAACTTACGAAGGTTTCGCTGCTGACCTGAAAGAAGGCGATACCGTTCTGGTTGACGACGGTCTGATCGGCATGAAAGTGACTGCGGTAACCGACAAAGAAGTTATCTGTACCGTTCTGAACAACGGCGATCTGGGCGAGAACAAAGGCGTTAACCTGCCAGGCGTTTCCATCCAGCTGCCAGCTCTGGCTGAAAAAGACAAGCGTGACCTGGTCTTCGGCTGCGAGCAAGGCGTAGACTTCGTTGCGGCTTCCTTCATCCGTAAGCGTGACGACGTACTGGCTATCCGTGAGCACCTGAAAGCACACGGCGGCGAGAAGATTCAGATCATCTCCAAGATCGAAAACCAAGAAGGTCTGGACAACTTCGACGAAATTCTGGAAGCCTCTGACGGCATCATGGTTGCACGTGGCGACCTGGGTGTTGAGATCCCAGTTGAAGAAGTTATCTTCGCGCAGAAGATGATGATCCAAAAATGTAACCGCGCACGTAAAGTGGTTATCACCGCGACTCAGATGCTGGATTCTATGATCAAGAACCCACGTCCAACTCGCGCAGAAGCGGGTGACGTTGCTAACGCCATCCTGGACGGTACCGATGCCGTTATGCTGTCTGGTGAGAGCGCCAAAGGTAAATACCCTCTGGAAGCAGTTACCATCATGGCGACCATCTGTGAGCGTACTGACCGTGTAATGCCAAGCAACCTGTCTGCTTCTAACGATAGCGCCAAGCTGCGTATCACCGAAGCCGTATGTAAAGGTGCGGTTGAGACTGCAGAAAAACTGCAAGCGCCACTGATCGTAGTTGCTACCGAAGGTGGTAAGTCAGCGAAGTCTGTTCGTAAGTACTTCCCACAGGCCAACATTCTGGCGCTGACCACTAACGAGAAAACTGCTCAGCAGCTGATCCTGAGCAAAGGCATCACTCCAATGGTAGTTCCAGTTATCGCGTCTACCGATGACTTCTACCGTCTGGGCAAAGAAGCCGCGATGGCTTCTGGTCTGGGTGAGAAAGGTGATGTGGTTGTTATGGTTTCCGGCGCGCTGGTACCAAGCGGCACAACTAACACTGCCTCTGTACACGTACTGTAA
- a CDS encoding NCS2 family permease: MNTHVDTARKDGLLEKFFQLKAHGTNPQKELVAGITTFLTMVYIIFVNPQILSSAGMDTQAVFVTTCLIAALGSILMGIFANLPIALAPAMGLNAFFAYVVVVGMGYSWQIGMGTIFWGAVGLLLLTIFRVRYWLISNIPMSLRIGITSGIGLLIALLGLHNAGIVVANPATMVAVGDLTSIPCVLGALGFFLIVILAARGVYSAVLISMVVTTTLGILFGDVKFQGLVALPPSIAPVFGQLELAKSLDIGLAGIIFSFMLVNLFDSSGTLIGVTNKAGLTDEKGRFPRMQQALYVDSISSVSGAFMGTSSVTAFIESSSGVSVGGRTGLTAIVTGLLFLMAIFFSPLAAMVPAYAASGALIYVGVLMTADLAKVKWSDLTEAAPTFITTIMMPFSFSITEGIATGFISYCVLKVGTGRWRELNPCVVAVAALFLIKFIWVDAH, encoded by the coding sequence ATGAATACTCACGTAGATACTGCAAGAAAAGATGGCTTGCTGGAAAAGTTTTTTCAGCTAAAAGCACACGGCACCAATCCTCAAAAGGAACTGGTCGCAGGAATAACCACCTTCCTGACCATGGTTTACATCATCTTCGTAAACCCGCAAATCCTCTCCAGTGCCGGTATGGATACCCAAGCTGTTTTCGTTACCACCTGTCTGATTGCTGCCTTGGGTAGTATCCTGATGGGGATATTTGCCAACCTGCCAATTGCACTGGCACCGGCCATGGGCCTGAATGCCTTCTTCGCCTACGTGGTGGTTGTAGGTATGGGTTACTCATGGCAAATCGGCATGGGCACCATTTTCTGGGGTGCGGTGGGCCTGTTATTGCTGACCATTTTCCGCGTCCGTTACTGGTTGATATCGAATATTCCAATGAGTCTGCGCATTGGTATCACCAGTGGTATCGGCCTGCTGATTGCCCTGCTCGGCCTGCATAATGCCGGGATCGTGGTGGCGAACCCTGCCACCATGGTCGCCGTGGGGGATCTGACCTCCATCCCGTGCGTACTGGGTGCCTTGGGCTTCTTCCTGATTGTTATCCTTGCTGCCCGTGGCGTTTATTCTGCGGTGCTGATCTCTATGGTGGTGACCACCACGTTGGGGATCTTGTTCGGTGATGTCAAATTCCAAGGTCTGGTTGCTCTGCCGCCAAGTATCGCGCCAGTATTTGGTCAGCTAGAGCTGGCAAAATCACTGGATATTGGTCTGGCCGGCATTATCTTCTCGTTCATGCTGGTTAACCTGTTTGACTCTTCCGGCACACTGATTGGCGTGACCAATAAAGCCGGTTTGACCGACGAAAAAGGCCGTTTCCCACGCATGCAACAAGCGCTGTATGTGGACAGTATCAGCTCCGTCAGTGGTGCTTTCATGGGCACGTCATCCGTGACTGCCTTCATCGAAAGCTCTTCAGGGGTTTCCGTGGGTGGCCGCACTGGTTTAACCGCGATCGTAACGGGTCTGCTGTTCCTGATGGCGATTTTCTTCTCGCCTCTGGCGGCGATGGTTCCGGCCTATGCCGCTTCCGGTGCGCTAATTTATGTGGGCGTGCTGATGACCGCCGATTTGGCGAAGGTGAAGTGGAGCGATCTGACTGAAGCGGCGCCAACGTTCATCACCACCATCATGATGCCGTTTAGCTTCTCGATCACCGAAGGTATTGCGACTGGCTTTATCTCCTACTGCGTACTGAAAGTGGGTACCGGTCGCTGGCGTGAACTGAACCCGTGCGTTGTGGCAGTTGCTGCCCTGTTCTTGATCAAATTTATTTGGGTCGATGCGCACTGA
- a CDS encoding YoaH family protein, which translates to MFADMPALSHSEQQQAAERIHELMAQGLSSGQAIAQVAAEIRASRQGESTRVLFEDDEQDEEHDAWDERADDDRDDADEDDEHGY; encoded by the coding sequence ATGTTTGCAGATATGCCGGCGCTGAGCCACAGTGAACAACAGCAAGCGGCAGAGCGGATCCATGAGCTGATGGCTCAGGGATTATCCAGCGGACAGGCGATTGCGCAGGTTGCAGCCGAGATCCGTGCCAGTCGTCAGGGGGAAAGTACACGCGTTCTGTTTGAAGATGATGAACAAGATGAAGAGCACGACGCATGGGATGAGCGTGCCGACGACGACCGCGATGATGCGGATGAAGACGACGAGCACGGCTATTGA
- a CDS encoding fumarate hydratase: MTIIRKDDLIDSVADALQYISYYHPLDFIKAMENAYNKELNPAAKDAIAQILINSRMCAEGKRPICQDTGIVTCFVKIGMQVQWDSDMTVQEMIDEGTRRAYTCPDNTLRASVVADPAGARKNTKDNTPAVVHVEMVPGDKVEVLIAAKGGGSENKTKMVMLNPSDDIAEWVEKTLPSMGAGWCPPGMLGIGIGGTAEKAAVMAKEALMESCDIQELIERGPQTAEEKLRLDIYQRVNKLGIGAQGLGGLTTVLDVKIKTAPTHAASKPVVMIPNCAATRHIHFTLDGNGPAELVPPSLDEWPDISWETGDSVRRVNLDTITKEEIQSWKVGETILLSGKMLTGRDAAHKRIQDMLRSGQGLPDGVDFNNRFIYYVGPVDPVRDEVVGPAGPTTSTRMDKFTEMMLGETGLIGMIGKSERGPAAIESIKKHKAVYLMAVGGAAYLVAKAIKKSRVVAFGDLGMEAIYEFDVKDMPVTVAVDSTGANVHQIGPDIWKVKIAEMNA, translated from the coding sequence ATGACCATCATCCGCAAAGATGACCTCATTGACAGTGTCGCGGACGCATTACAGTACATTTCTTATTATCATCCGCTCGATTTTATTAAAGCGATGGAAAACGCTTACAACAAAGAGCTGAATCCGGCCGCCAAGGATGCGATTGCCCAGATTCTGATTAACTCGCGGATGTGTGCAGAGGGTAAACGGCCTATCTGTCAGGATACCGGTATCGTGACCTGTTTTGTCAAAATCGGCATGCAGGTGCAGTGGGATTCTGACATGACCGTACAGGAAATGATTGATGAGGGTACCCGCCGCGCTTATACCTGCCCTGACAATACCTTGCGGGCGTCCGTGGTGGCCGATCCAGCCGGAGCGCGTAAAAATACCAAAGACAACACCCCTGCGGTGGTACATGTCGAGATGGTGCCGGGTGACAAAGTTGAAGTACTGATTGCAGCTAAGGGCGGCGGCTCGGAAAACAAAACCAAGATGGTCATGCTGAACCCTTCCGATGACATTGCTGAGTGGGTGGAGAAAACCCTGCCAAGCATGGGCGCGGGCTGGTGTCCACCAGGCATGCTGGGCATTGGGATCGGCGGTACGGCTGAAAAAGCAGCGGTGATGGCCAAAGAAGCCTTGATGGAAAGCTGCGATATTCAAGAGCTGATTGAGCGTGGCCCGCAAACCGCAGAAGAAAAGCTGCGTCTGGATATTTACCAGCGCGTCAACAAACTCGGTATTGGTGCTCAGGGCCTTGGCGGTCTGACGACTGTGCTGGATGTGAAAATTAAAACCGCGCCAACGCACGCGGCGTCTAAGCCGGTGGTGATGATCCCGAACTGTGCAGCCACTCGCCATATCCACTTTACGTTGGATGGTAATGGTCCAGCGGAGCTGGTTCCACCATCACTGGATGAGTGGCCTGATATCAGCTGGGAAACCGGTGATAGCGTGCGTCGCGTGAATCTGGATACCATCACTAAAGAAGAGATCCAGAGCTGGAAAGTGGGCGAAACCATTTTGTTGTCGGGCAAGATGCTCACCGGTCGTGATGCGGCGCACAAGCGCATTCAAGACATGCTGCGTAGCGGCCAAGGCTTGCCGGATGGCGTGGATTTCAACAACCGCTTTATCTACTACGTGGGCCCTGTCGATCCAGTACGTGATGAGGTGGTGGGCCCAGCTGGCCCGACAACCTCTACCCGCATGGACAAATTTACCGAGATGATGCTGGGTGAAACCGGTCTGATCGGTATGATTGGTAAGTCTGAGCGTGGTCCGGCGGCTATCGAGAGCATCAAAAAGCATAAAGCTGTCTATCTGATGGCTGTGGGTGGGGCTGCTTATCTGGTGGCCAAAGCCATCAAGAAATCCCGCGTGGTAGCGTTTGGCGATCTGGGGATGGAAGCCATCTACGAATTTGATGTGAAAGATATGCCAGTTACAGTCGCAGTCGACAGTACCGGTGCGAATGTGCACCAGATTGGTCCGGATATCTGGAAAGTGAAAATTGCTGAAATGAATGCCTGA
- the pabB gene encoding aminodeoxychorismate synthase component 1: MFINNNSFPSCLALEYQHDALHNHFRSVAHLPWAMLLSSGHATHPHSRYDILVAEPLATLCTTGEHTCITQGEVQTTHQDDPLALLAQTQAALLPNLPAHPTLPFLGGALGLFGYDLGRRFEQLPEHAVSDISVPDMAVGIYDWALIADHQQQTLTLLSHGDIYARWHWLLAAQKSYADRAAEEMPFTLTSEWQANMSAEEYRQKFDQVQAYLHAGDCYQVNLAQRFSADYQGSEWQAFERLNASNQAPFSAFLRLPQGSILSVSPERFLAVEQQQVTTRPIKGTRPRHSDPISDRAEAAALTMSEKDRAENLMIVDLMRNDIGRVAVPGSVSVPELFIVESFPAVHHLVSTVQASLPDTCSNTDLLRACFPGGSITGAPKIRSMQIIDELEPQRRNAYCGSIGYLSCCGRMDTSITIRTLIAAQGRLHCWAGGGLVADSQWESEYQETRDKVAKILPILSATPCEPSESSAMASKAQDESQTAHESAPQDNTCTLHGDNSGDESRHDAHTEPQQPA, encoded by the coding sequence ATGTTTATAAATAACAATAGCTTTCCCTCGTGTCTGGCTCTCGAATATCAGCACGATGCGTTACATAACCATTTCCGCAGCGTTGCGCATTTGCCATGGGCCATGTTACTGAGCTCAGGCCATGCTACGCATCCACACAGCCGCTACGATATTTTGGTGGCCGAGCCGCTGGCTACGTTGTGCACTACCGGTGAGCACACTTGCATTACACAAGGTGAGGTGCAAACCACACATCAAGATGACCCACTGGCTTTATTGGCGCAGACACAAGCGGCGTTGCTGCCAAACTTACCGGCGCATCCTACCCTGCCGTTTTTAGGCGGCGCTCTGGGCCTGTTTGGCTATGATTTGGGGCGACGTTTTGAACAGCTACCAGAACATGCGGTCAGCGATATCAGTGTGCCGGATATGGCGGTGGGCATTTATGACTGGGCCTTAATTGCCGATCATCAGCAACAAACCCTGACGCTACTGAGCCACGGCGATATTTATGCGCGCTGGCATTGGCTGTTAGCCGCACAAAAAAGCTATGCCGACCGTGCAGCAGAAGAGATGCCGTTTACGCTGACCAGCGAGTGGCAAGCCAACATGAGCGCCGAGGAATACCGGCAAAAATTTGATCAGGTACAAGCCTATTTACATGCAGGTGATTGCTATCAGGTCAATCTGGCGCAGCGTTTTTCTGCCGACTATCAAGGTAGCGAATGGCAAGCGTTTGAGCGACTAAATGCCAGTAACCAAGCGCCTTTTTCGGCTTTCTTGCGTTTACCGCAAGGCAGCATTCTGAGCGTTTCGCCGGAGCGTTTTCTGGCCGTTGAACAGCAACAGGTCACCACTCGGCCAATTAAAGGCACCCGCCCACGGCATAGCGATCCGATTTCTGATCGTGCTGAGGCCGCCGCGCTGACCATGTCGGAAAAAGATCGTGCTGAGAATCTGATGATCGTCGATCTGATGCGTAATGATATCGGGCGCGTCGCGGTGCCCGGCAGCGTCAGCGTGCCAGAGTTGTTCATCGTAGAAAGTTTCCCTGCGGTGCACCATTTGGTCAGCACCGTGCAAGCGAGCTTGCCAGATACCTGTAGCAATACGGATTTGCTACGCGCCTGCTTCCCCGGCGGCTCAATTACCGGAGCGCCGAAAATTCGCTCGATGCAAATCATCGATGAGTTAGAGCCACAGCGGCGTAACGCCTATTGCGGCAGCATCGGCTATTTAAGCTGTTGCGGCCGGATGGATACCAGTATCACCATCCGCACCCTGATTGCGGCGCAGGGGCGTCTGCACTGTTGGGCCGGCGGCGGTCTGGTCGCTGACAGCCAGTGGGAGTCGGAATACCAAGAAACGCGGGATAAAGTCGCTAAGATTTTACCGATTCTGAGTGCGACTCCCTGTGAGCCCAGCGAGTCGAGCGCGATGGCGTCCAAGGCACAAGACGAATCGCAGACGGCGCATGAATCGGCACCGCAAGACAACACTTGCACACTGCACGGCGATAACAGCGGTGATGAGTCACGCCATGACGCACATACCGAGCCTCAGCAGCCTGCATAG
- a CDS encoding CoA pyrophosphatase: MTHIPSLSSLHSRFNLTLPATHPTMPWRGGAQAAVLIPLVNRPEPTLLLTQRALHLRHHPGQIAFPGGRAEAQDHSPICTALREAQEETGLPPANAEIWGCLPALSTVSGYQVTPVVALIEPPFTLSADHNEVAGIFEIPLAALMNPHHYQALRFWRKHKLHTVYAISVQKKFIWGATAAIMRNLMLQIA, encoded by the coding sequence ATGACGCACATACCGAGCCTCAGCAGCCTGCATAGCCGCTTTAACCTGACCCTGCCCGCTACGCATCCGACGATGCCGTGGCGGGGAGGCGCACAGGCGGCGGTGCTCATCCCGTTGGTTAATCGACCGGAGCCAACGCTTCTACTCACACAGCGGGCGCTGCATCTGCGCCATCATCCTGGACAAATCGCCTTTCCCGGCGGTCGTGCAGAAGCCCAAGACCACTCGCCAATTTGTACGGCGCTGCGCGAAGCACAAGAAGAAACCGGTTTGCCACCGGCCAATGCCGAAATCTGGGGATGCCTACCCGCACTGAGTACGGTCAGTGGTTATCAGGTGACGCCGGTGGTGGCACTGATCGAGCCGCCGTTTACGTTATCGGCTGATCATAATGAAGTTGCAGGCATCTTCGAGATCCCCCTCGCCGCCCTCATGAATCCCCACCACTATCAGGCGCTACGTTTTTGGCGCAAGCATAAACTGCACACCGTTTATGCGATCTCTGTTCAAAAAAAGTTCATTTGGGGCGCTACTGCCGCTATAATGCGCAACCTCATGCTACAGATTGCATAA
- a CDS encoding HAAAP family serine/threonine permease gives MKSDVSINTAANAASIPWSKQDTTWVLSLFGTAVGAGILFLPINAGMGGFWPLVVMALIVGPMTFLAHRGMCRFVLSSSKPGSDITEVVEEHFGKTAGKLITLLYFFAIYPIVLIYGVGITNTVDSFMVNQLGMESLPRGVLSIILILGMMSVMIAGERLMLKVTEFLVYPLVGILAFLSIYLIPDWNTSMISAPLPSFASFGSTLWLTIPVLIFAFNHSPAISAFSMAQERSYGKNAEQRASQILKRTSMMLLGFVMFFVFSCVLSLSPADLAAAKQQNIAVLSYLANKHESPFISYLGPLIAFVAIVSSFFGHYLGAREGLNGLIIKQMRANGKTPDVKKIDRFTVVFMIATLWIVATINPSILGMIESLGGPIIAMILFIMPMYAIRKVPAMQKYRSDKLSNAFVVLMGSVAISAIVFSLI, from the coding sequence ATGAAATCAGACGTAAGCATCAATACAGCAGCAAACGCTGCCAGTATTCCCTGGAGTAAGCAAGACACCACATGGGTGCTGAGCCTGTTTGGTACCGCCGTAGGTGCCGGTATTTTGTTCCTGCCAATCAACGCCGGTATGGGTGGTTTTTGGCCGCTGGTCGTTATGGCGCTGATCGTAGGCCCAATGACTTTCCTGGCTCACCGTGGTATGTGCCGCTTTGTTCTGTCTTCTTCTAAGCCAGGCAGCGACATCACTGAAGTAGTAGAAGAGCACTTCGGTAAAACCGCAGGTAAACTGATCACTCTGCTGTACTTCTTTGCTATCTACCCAATCGTGCTGATTTACGGCGTAGGTATCACTAACACCGTGGATTCTTTCATGGTGAACCAGCTGGGCATGGAATCTCTGCCACGCGGCGTACTGTCTATCATCCTGATTCTGGGCATGATGTCTGTTATGATCGCCGGCGAACGCCTGATGCTGAAAGTAACTGAATTCTTGGTATACCCACTGGTTGGTATCCTTGCTTTCCTGTCCATCTACCTGATTCCGGACTGGAACACCTCGATGATCAGCGCGCCGTTGCCATCATTTGCTAGCTTCGGTTCAACTCTGTGGCTGACCATCCCAGTACTGATTTTTGCATTCAACCACTCGCCTGCTATCTCTGCCTTCTCTATGGCACAGGAGCGTTCTTACGGTAAAAATGCAGAACAACGTGCAAGCCAAATCCTGAAGCGCACTTCTATGATGCTGCTGGGCTTCGTAATGTTCTTCGTATTCAGCTGTGTACTGAGCCTGAGCCCAGCCGATCTGGCTGCTGCTAAGCAGCAGAACATCGCTGTTCTGTCTTACCTGGCTAACAAGCACGAAAGTCCATTTATCTCTTACTTAGGCCCATTGATTGCCTTCGTTGCTATCGTAAGTTCTTTCTTCGGCCACTACTTAGGTGCCCGTGAAGGTCTGAATGGCTTAATTATTAAGCAAATGCGTGCAAATGGTAAAACTCCTGATGTTAAGAAGATTGACCGTTTCACTGTAGTGTTTATGATTGCAACCCTGTGGATTGTTGCCACCATCAACCCAAGCATCCTGGGTATGATTGAGTCACTGGGCGGCCCGATTATTGCCATGATCCTGTTCATCATGCCAATGTATGCCATCCGTAAAGTACCTGCGATGCAGAAGTACCGTAGTGACAAGCTGAGCAATGCATTCGTAGTTCTGATGGGTTCTGTAGCGATTTCTGCGATTGTCTTCAGCCTCATCTGA